From Ictidomys tridecemlineatus isolate mIctTri1 chromosome 2, mIctTri1.hap1, whole genome shotgun sequence, the proteins below share one genomic window:
- the LOC106145102 gene encoding uncharacterized protein LOC106145102 isoform X2 yields MSDFKQVRVQQLDPLEEELAASSARGSLSHHVLQPPSRAGSSAVSRVPSSQGQKVCQELTQLKAGVDRLCRPCPWDWTFFQGHCYFFSKSQRNWHDSVTACQEVGAQLVIINSDEEQVHGGPHPGPGQASGHWPPGRRCWSEQGFQEQGLLPPVEGEETGMKEGGPRQLAGKISESLDMHKCFGRHT; encoded by the exons ATGAGTGACTTCAAGCAAGTGCGGGTGCAGCAGCTGGACCCCCTGG aggaggagctggCGGCCAGCAGCGCCAGAGGCTCCCTCAGCCACCACGTACTCCAGCCGCCCTCCAGAGCAGGCAGCTCTGCAG TCTCCAGGGTCCCCAGCTCCCAGGGACAGAAGGTGTGCCAGGAGCTGACCCAGCTGAAGGCAGGAGTCG ACCGCCTGTGCCGCCCCTGCCCCTGGGACTGGACGTTCTTCCAAGGACACTGTTACTTCTTCTCCAAGTCCCAGCGGAACTGGCACGACTCTGTCACCGCCTGCCAGGAAGTGGGGGCCCAACTAGTCATCATCAACAGTGATGAGGAGCAGGTGCATGGTGGGCCCCATCCTGGTCCGGGGCAGGCATCTGGCCACTGGCCACCTGGGAGGAGATGTTGGTCAGAACAGGGTTTTCAGGAGCAGGGGCTGCTTCCTCCAGTGGAAGGGGAGGAGACGGGCATGAAGGAGGGTGGTCCCAGGCAGCTTGCAGGGAAAATCTCAGAAAGTCTGGACATGCATAAGTGCTTTGGGAGACACACCTAG
- the LOC106145102 gene encoding CD209 antigen-like protein A isoform X1, whose protein sequence is MSDFKQVRVQQLDPLEEELAASSARGSLSHHVLQPPSRAGSSAGCLSSSYALLGLQLLSLMVLAGLLVAVLAQVSRVPSSQGQKVCQELTQLKAGVDRLCRPCPWDWTFFQGHCYFFSKSQRNWHDSVTACQEVGAQLVIINSDEEQVHGGPHPGPGQASGHWPPGRRCWSEQGFQEQGLLPPVEGEETGMKEGGPRQLAGKISESLDMHKCFGRHT, encoded by the exons ATGAGTGACTTCAAGCAAGTGCGGGTGCAGCAGCTGGACCCCCTGG aggaggagctggCGGCCAGCAGCGCCAGAGGCTCCCTCAGCCACCACGTACTCCAGCCGCCCTCCAGAGCAGGCAGCTCTGCAG gGTGCCTGAGCTCCAGCTATGCCCTCCTGGGGCTgcagctgctctccctcatggtCTTGGCTGGGCTCCTGGTGGCCGTCCTTGCCCAAG TCTCCAGGGTCCCCAGCTCCCAGGGACAGAAGGTGTGCCAGGAGCTGACCCAGCTGAAGGCAGGAGTCG ACCGCCTGTGCCGCCCCTGCCCCTGGGACTGGACGTTCTTCCAAGGACACTGTTACTTCTTCTCCAAGTCCCAGCGGAACTGGCACGACTCTGTCACCGCCTGCCAGGAAGTGGGGGCCCAACTAGTCATCATCAACAGTGATGAGGAGCAGGTGCATGGTGGGCCCCATCCTGGTCCGGGGCAGGCATCTGGCCACTGGCCACCTGGGAGGAGATGTTGGTCAGAACAGGGTTTTCAGGAGCAGGGGCTGCTTCCTCCAGTGGAAGGGGAGGAGACGGGCATGAAGGAGGGTGGTCCCAGGCAGCTTGCAGGGAAAATCTCAGAAAGTCTGGACATGCATAAGTGCTTTGGGAGACACACCTAG